The Apium graveolens cultivar Ventura unplaced genomic scaffold, ASM990537v1 ctg4759, whole genome shotgun sequence genomic sequence AAGAAGACAGTTGCAGTATTGAAGCTATACCCACTGACAGCAGTTCATCTATATGTTtaagcgtcggtgaagaacagtgaatgaagtattcaagattgcagtagcaatgaagatgttgtctaaagtactagaaaggattccagtgaaagtacattgtttgttgacagtcagtgttcgaagcgataaagttgttgcaagcttaaaaTATAATCAAGTCTataatatgaagacctgaatcggagctagtcgtctgtgaaccagaccagttgcactaggcgtcagtgtttcatgaaaggaatatgagtattatcattagaaggattgttaagtgaggattcgtatCTGGGAATATAGGTTTTATGATTCAGAAAAGACTTAAGAGAGAAGACTTAAAGATGGGACAACTCAGGGAATGTAATGCTCTACAGAAACTAAGTCAaggtgatcactaccttgtagtaggagtcatcCTGATCAGTATATTGATCTTCAGAAGCAATATCCTGGATGTACAGTTCAATATTTCAGTACAGGAAACTGATATTGACTTAGTGTGATACTCAGGGATCAAATGAGATCAAGAATAATTTTAGAAGTGCAGTTTTCATCCCTCTAGTCGCCATAGAGAATTGAGTTGAATTTTTCTTAGGAAAATTCACTcttggtcgccacagagcttGTATTACCTTGGTCGCCACAGAAACCTCATCCACAACattattgattaattattaattaatttatatggTTATTCAGAGCCACATATTTCAAttgatataaagtctacacaTCTGAAGCAGAAGATATCAGTTGTATTGTTCTGAGTTTTATCTTCTTCTCCGACAAGAGGAGATAAAATTAGCAGCAAAGATTTTTCAGAGAAACTCAAGCTTTTTCTAcatccgtttaacttctcactggagtaacgttataatacccgatttaattcttgtatattcataggggcattataatcgttacccggtaattaaatccttagacaaacaaaagctagatcattgtataggatttgatttgtaaatctttgtagaagctaggaactttgttgttcttagattgtagcaggttaatttatttaccggagtgtaagCAACACCCCTcacggatttatatatgaatatatacttccctgaatatcttgtgttcctcgttttatattcccaaacactattcacctcaagaacacggaaccactaaccgagcactaaatctatatccactaaagattcgaaagaatttttaatttagtgattatcatattcaccccccttctacgataattcagGACCTAACAAATTCCCCAcatggtgaaaggccaaggactTACCAACGAAGTTATGGATATTGTTGGGACATTAGAATAATTAGCAAATCGTTGGCAACGGTCACACGCCCTAACAAACTTGAAAGCATCTTCTTTCATTGCTGGCCAATAATATCCCTGTCTAAGGAATTTTAATGCCAACGAACCACCCCTCGAGTGGTTTCCACATATATCTTCATGTATCTCTCTAAGAATATAATTTCTTTCTTCCAAATCTATACATCGTAAAAGCGGATGATTAAATCCTCTCTTATATAGCACCCCATCATACTCAACGTACTTCACAGCCTGATAACGAAGGCTTCGAGCCTGTAGTTTGTCTTCTGGAAAAGTCCATGTGCGGATATAGTTGTGAATAGGGGTCATCCAAGTCTCCAGCGGAACCTCTTGCATCTGAAACACACTCATCTCTGGAATACTTGGAATTTCCCGAATCCCCAAGGGAATTTATCCCAACAACACACTGTCCATCTATGAGCCCTTTTGCCAAGGCATCCGCATTGCCATTCTCTTCTCTTGGCACACCTTCCAGGTTGGCGCTTCTTAATTTTTGGAGTACACCTGCACACATCTCATGTATAACTCAGTTCGAGGGCCTCGGGCCTGGAACCCGCCATTAACATGATTTACTACCAACTCCGAGTCGCTCCGAGCTATCAAATTTATAATTCCCAACTCTAAGTCTATATTCAGACCAttaatcagggcttcatattcagCATCATTGTTGGTGACATAAAACTTGAAGTGAATGACACTCATCAAGTGATGTCCTTCCAGGGTAACCAAAACAATCCCGACCCCTGCTCTATTATTATTCACAGCCCCGTCAACATGTAAAATCCACCAAGGGTGTGGGAACTCTTTTATCACTTGATTAGGGACATCCCCCTGTAAGGAAGGTTCTGCCAACACTATAGCCTTCTCATCCACTTCAGAATCAAACTCGAGTATGAAATCTGCCAATGCCTGCCCCTTAATTGTTGTGCAAGGAAAATATTCCAGATCGAACTGTCCCAATTCTACCACCCATTTTAGCATTCTTCCTGATGACTCTGGCTTATGCAAGATGTGCCTTAGAGGATACACGGTGCGGTCTTCTATTCGATGAGCTAAAAGTATGGTCTTAGCTTTCGTGCTGCAAGGATGTGGGCGTATACTATTTTTTCTATGCTAGTGTATCTAGTCTCTGCATCTAACAATCTCCTACTCATATAGTACACTGGTGCATGTTGGCCCCCTTCCTCTCTTACCAAAGCTACACTGATGGATTATTCTGAGACTACCAAGTAGAGAATCAATGTCTCCCCATCTTTTGGCCTTGCCAACATAAGAGGATTCCTCAACTGCTCTTTAATTCTATGAAAATCTTCCTCACAGTCTGAAGTCCATACAAAATCCTTTCTCATGCCTTTAATCGCCTTAAAGAATTTCTTGCATCTATCTGAAGATTTTGAAATAAATCGATTCAACGCTGCAATTCTTCCCGTCAAACTTTGCATCTGTTTAATGCTTGTGGGAGATTTCATATCCAGAAGAGCTTTGATTTTTACGGGGTTTGCCTCGATTACTTGGTGATTTATCATGAACCCCGGGAATTTCCCTGACTCCACGCCAAATACACAATTTGAGGATTCAACTTCATTCGAGACATTCTCAGAATGTGGAACATTTTATCTAAATCCGCTATATGATCCTCCGTTCTCTTAGATTTCACCATCATACCGTCCACATATACTTCCATTGTCTTCCCGATCCTCCTCTTAAACATCTTGTTTACCATCCTTTGATAAGTTTCCCCGGTATTGATTAAGCCAAATGGCATCCCGATGTAGCAATAGAGACCTCTTTTAGTGATGAAAGAAGTGTGCTCTTAGTCAGGTTCATACACGGGAATTTGATTATAGCC encodes the following:
- the LOC141702195 gene encoding uncharacterized protein LOC141702195; this encodes MSVFQMQEVPLETWMTPIHNYIRTWTFPEDKLQARSLRYQAVKYVEYDGVLYKRGFNHPLLRCIDLEERNYILREIHEDICGNHSRGGSLALKFLRQGYYWPAMKEDAFKFVRACDRCQRFANYSNVPTISITSLDIASEDQYTDQDDSYYK